The following are from one region of the Hyla sarda isolate aHylSar1 chromosome 6, aHylSar1.hap1, whole genome shotgun sequence genome:
- the GLYCTK gene encoding glycerate kinase isoform X1: MTAILRVAWLFLAVLCSPCLSMARLLGVNIRHIFCQVHKPIRSMTTLQDEANHIFWSAVSAVLPPCMLRRALTVRDTAGFSVLECGGKTFSLEKNLYLVGFGKAVLGMAAAVEQIVGKHLVEGVISIPHGMEESLKQAEKRDMLLSPASRIRVMEGATNNMPDEAAMKAAGEIQRLAEKLGEKHLLLVLISGGGSALLPAPVPPLRLQDKQAITMQLALKGATIQELNTIRRALSKLKGGGLARAAYPAQVVSLILSDVIGDDLDVIASGPTVCSTYKAEDCLQILSKYGLRYSLPAAVEEVLLFRPRAEPLPNLGNIHNILIGTNLIALREAEQESQKLGYLTMLLSTAISGNVKLVSHFLALLAEVICAYLMSSPQMQELEDSILALALSMNIPDLNLAEHLQKLKGAKALDAVCVLCGGETTVQVQGKGRGGRNQELALRVAAEWHKSLAAMQGCEVLFLSGGTDGQDGPTQAAGAISYPQLVDQAQQSSLDIETFLKSSDSYGFFSQFQNGNYLLLTGLTGTNVMDVQVLLVRRHKDQ, encoded by the exons ATGACCGCCATATTGCGTGTGGCATGGTTGTTTCTGGCTGTATTGT GTAGTCCGTGTCTCTCTATGGCCAGACTATTAGGAGTCAATATAAGACACATCTTCTGCCAGGTACACAAGCCTATTAGGAGCATGACAACTCTACAGGATGAGGCCAATCACATATTTTGGAGCGCTGTGTCGGCCGTCTTACCACCTTGCATGTTACGGAGAGCTCTGACAGTCAGGGATACTGCTGGCTTCTCTGTACTTGAGTGTGGTGGAAAGACGTTTTCCTTGGAAAAGAACCTTTATCTGGTGGGGTTTGGAAAGGCCGTCCTTGGAATGGCTGCTGCAGTGGAACAGATTGTTGGCAAGCACTTGGTAGAAGGGGTGATCAGCATCCCCCATGGCATGGAGGAGAGCCTCAAGCAGGCTGAGAAGAG GGATATGCTGCTGAGTCCGGCGTCCAGGATTCGTGTGATGGAAGGAGCTACTAACAATATGCCAGACGAGGCGGCAATGAAAGCGGCAGGGGAAATACAGAGACTAGCAGAAAAGCTGGGGGAGAAGCATTTACTGCTGGTACTGATCTCAG GTGGTGGCTCAGCACTCCTGCCAGCACCCGTGCCTCCCCTTAGGCTGCAGGATAAACAGGCAATAACCATGCAACTGGCTCTTAAAGGGGCAACTATACAGGAATTGAACACAATTCGCAGAGCCCTTTCAAAACTGAAAGGTGGCGGCCTAGCCAGGGCAGCCTACCCAGCACAG GTGGTGAGTCTCATCCTGTCTGACGTCATTGGAGATGATCTAGATGTTATAGCCAGCGGCCCCACTGTCTGCAGCACCTACAAAGCAGAAGACTGTCTGCAGATACTGAGTAAATATGGTCTAAGATACTCATTGCCAGCTGCTGTGGAGGAAGTCCTGCTCTTCAGACCAAGGGCAGAGCCATTGCCTAATCTTGGCAACATACACAACATTCTGATCGGCACCAACCTCATTGCCCTCCGTGAGGCAGAGCAGGAATCTCAGAAGCTTGGGTACTTGACCATGCTGCTCTCTACTGCAATAAGTGGCAATGTTAAACTGGTCTCACATTTTTTGGCCCTCCTGGCTGAAGTTATCTGCGCGTATCTCATGTCTAGCCCTCAGATGCAGGAGTTAGAAGACAGTATCCTGGCCCTGGCTTTATCAATGAATATTCCTGACCTCAACCTTGCTGAGCATCTGCAGAAGCTGAAGGGTGCTAAGGCTTTAGATGCTGTCTGTGTGCTCTGTGGAGGTGAAACCACAGTTCAAGTGCAGGGAAAAGGCAGAGGGGGAAGAAACCAGGAGCTGGCACTGCGGGTGGCTGCAGAGTGGCATAAGTCTCTGGCTGCCATGCAGGGCTGTGAAGTCTTGTTCCTGAGTGGAGGCACAGATGGACAGGATGGTCCCACACAGGCTGCTGGCGCTATCTCCTACCCACAGCTGGTAGATCAGGCACAGCAGAGCAGTCTGGATATAGAGACTTTCCTTAAATCAAGTGATTCATATGGTTTCTTCAGTCAGTTCCAAAATGGCAATTATCTCCTGTTGACTGGATTAACTGGGACCAATGTGATGGATGTGCAGGTTCTGCTGGTACGAAGGCACAAGGACCAATAA
- the GLYCTK gene encoding glycerate kinase isoform X2 — protein sequence MARLLGVNIRHIFCQVHKPIRSMTTLQDEANHIFWSAVSAVLPPCMLRRALTVRDTAGFSVLECGGKTFSLEKNLYLVGFGKAVLGMAAAVEQIVGKHLVEGVISIPHGMEESLKQAEKRDMLLSPASRIRVMEGATNNMPDEAAMKAAGEIQRLAEKLGEKHLLLVLISGGGSALLPAPVPPLRLQDKQAITMQLALKGATIQELNTIRRALSKLKGGGLARAAYPAQVVSLILSDVIGDDLDVIASGPTVCSTYKAEDCLQILSKYGLRYSLPAAVEEVLLFRPRAEPLPNLGNIHNILIGTNLIALREAEQESQKLGYLTMLLSTAISGNVKLVSHFLALLAEVICAYLMSSPQMQELEDSILALALSMNIPDLNLAEHLQKLKGAKALDAVCVLCGGETTVQVQGKGRGGRNQELALRVAAEWHKSLAAMQGCEVLFLSGGTDGQDGPTQAAGAISYPQLVDQAQQSSLDIETFLKSSDSYGFFSQFQNGNYLLLTGLTGTNVMDVQVLLVRRHKDQ from the exons ATGGCCAGACTATTAGGAGTCAATATAAGACACATCTTCTGCCAGGTACACAAGCCTATTAGGAGCATGACAACTCTACAGGATGAGGCCAATCACATATTTTGGAGCGCTGTGTCGGCCGTCTTACCACCTTGCATGTTACGGAGAGCTCTGACAGTCAGGGATACTGCTGGCTTCTCTGTACTTGAGTGTGGTGGAAAGACGTTTTCCTTGGAAAAGAACCTTTATCTGGTGGGGTTTGGAAAGGCCGTCCTTGGAATGGCTGCTGCAGTGGAACAGATTGTTGGCAAGCACTTGGTAGAAGGGGTGATCAGCATCCCCCATGGCATGGAGGAGAGCCTCAAGCAGGCTGAGAAGAG GGATATGCTGCTGAGTCCGGCGTCCAGGATTCGTGTGATGGAAGGAGCTACTAACAATATGCCAGACGAGGCGGCAATGAAAGCGGCAGGGGAAATACAGAGACTAGCAGAAAAGCTGGGGGAGAAGCATTTACTGCTGGTACTGATCTCAG GTGGTGGCTCAGCACTCCTGCCAGCACCCGTGCCTCCCCTTAGGCTGCAGGATAAACAGGCAATAACCATGCAACTGGCTCTTAAAGGGGCAACTATACAGGAATTGAACACAATTCGCAGAGCCCTTTCAAAACTGAAAGGTGGCGGCCTAGCCAGGGCAGCCTACCCAGCACAG GTGGTGAGTCTCATCCTGTCTGACGTCATTGGAGATGATCTAGATGTTATAGCCAGCGGCCCCACTGTCTGCAGCACCTACAAAGCAGAAGACTGTCTGCAGATACTGAGTAAATATGGTCTAAGATACTCATTGCCAGCTGCTGTGGAGGAAGTCCTGCTCTTCAGACCAAGGGCAGAGCCATTGCCTAATCTTGGCAACATACACAACATTCTGATCGGCACCAACCTCATTGCCCTCCGTGAGGCAGAGCAGGAATCTCAGAAGCTTGGGTACTTGACCATGCTGCTCTCTACTGCAATAAGTGGCAATGTTAAACTGGTCTCACATTTTTTGGCCCTCCTGGCTGAAGTTATCTGCGCGTATCTCATGTCTAGCCCTCAGATGCAGGAGTTAGAAGACAGTATCCTGGCCCTGGCTTTATCAATGAATATTCCTGACCTCAACCTTGCTGAGCATCTGCAGAAGCTGAAGGGTGCTAAGGCTTTAGATGCTGTCTGTGTGCTCTGTGGAGGTGAAACCACAGTTCAAGTGCAGGGAAAAGGCAGAGGGGGAAGAAACCAGGAGCTGGCACTGCGGGTGGCTGCAGAGTGGCATAAGTCTCTGGCTGCCATGCAGGGCTGTGAAGTCTTGTTCCTGAGTGGAGGCACAGATGGACAGGATGGTCCCACACAGGCTGCTGGCGCTATCTCCTACCCACAGCTGGTAGATCAGGCACAGCAGAGCAGTCTGGATATAGAGACTTTCCTTAAATCAAGTGATTCATATGGTTTCTTCAGTCAGTTCCAAAATGGCAATTATCTCCTGTTGACTGGATTAACTGGGACCAATGTGATGGATGTGCAGGTTCTGCTGGTACGAAGGCACAAGGACCAATAA